From Cydia fagiglandana chromosome 6, ilCydFagi1.1, whole genome shotgun sequence, the proteins below share one genomic window:
- the LOC134665257 gene encoding serine/threonine-protein kinase tousled-like 2 isoform X5, with translation MHFKEAFTMNDRPSERGRRNSRCKGVGVKMEHFQAALDPRKQELLEARFLGAKVKAGEIETQRAPDYKAMSAGAQIQMAPQTTVNTGQPLHNQDSNMSTGSSYSDKEIDALTPEKTAAMRGSTVGPGIALVPPSGATPTIAVPERKRKRKGDEGVGGGGGVGGKQRHNSSDKSIRDHLSKHPSSSPVRLTGAKSPSPQGGNYPMVQTELTCQRIQELETQASSDLELRNNRIEELTRSNEELKHQVQAQSKVIEQHKSHINKCIDVVKKLLNEKSTIEKKEARQRCMQNRLRLGQFVTQRVGATFQENWTDGYAFQELTRRQEEITAEKEEIDRQKKLLLKKRPSNSEGGGGRGKRTASAAPATPQPPPLHNGTDAPTFLKPDPLPSMTWQEYYEADEILKLRQSALKKEDADLQLEMEKLERERNLHIRELKRIHNEDQSRFSQHPVLSERYLLLMLLGKGGFSEVHKAFDLREQRYTACKVHQLNKDWKEDKKANYIKHALREYNIHKALDHPRIVKLYDVFEIDGNSFCTVLEYCNGHDLDFYLKQHKTIPEREARSIVMQVVSALKYLNEIKPPVIHYDLKPGNILLTEGNVCGEIKITDFGLSKVMDEENYNPDHGMDLTSQGAGTYWYLPPECFVVGKNPPKISSKVDVWSVGVIFYQCLYGKKPFGHNQSQATILEENTILKATEVQFANKPTVSNEAKSFIRACLAYRKEERIDVFGLARHEYLQPPVPKPRGAGAAGGAAGAGATLAAAPASFSAANMFAAGSSS, from the exons ATGTCAGCTGGGGCACAAATTCAAATGGCACCACAAACTACTGTCAACACGGGGCAGCCACTACACAATCAGGACTCCAATATGAGCACAG GGTCATCATATAGTGATAAGGAAATTGATGCACTAACTCCTGAGAAAACGGCAGCTATGCGAGGCTCCACTGTAGGTCCAGGCATAGCGCTGGTCCCGCCAAGTGGTGCCACGCCAACAATAGCTGTACCTGAGAGGAAAAGAAAACGGAAAG GTGATGAAGGTGTTGGCGGGGGAGGAGGAGTGGGAGGCAAGCAGAGGCACAACTCCTCGGACAAGAGCATCCGGGATCACCTCTCCAAGCACCCCTCCTCCAGTCCCGTGCGGCTCACTGGCGCCAAATCCCCCTCGCCTCAGGGCGGCAACTATCCTATG GTTCAAACTGAACTGACATGCCAGAGGATACAAGAGTTAGAAACTCAAGCGTCGTCTGACTTAGAGCTAAGGAATAATAGAATAGAAGAATTAACAAGGAGTAATGAAGAACTGAAGCATCAGGTTCAAGCGCAGAGCAAA GTAATAGAGCAACATAAGTCACACATTAATAAGTGTATAGATGTTGTGAAGAAACTATTAaatgagaaaagcactatagaGAAGAAGGAAGCCCGGCAGCGGTGTATGCAGAACCGGCTAAGGCTCGGCCAGTTCGTCACGCAGCGCGTCGGCGCCACGTTTCAAGAGAATTGGACTGATGGATATGCGTTCCAGGAATTAACGAG GCGGCAGGAGGAGATCACGGCGGAGAAGGAGGAGATCGACCGGCAGAAGAAGCTGCTGCTGAAGAAGCGGCCCTCCAACAGCGagggcggcggcggccgcggcaAGCGCACGGCCAGCGCGGCGCCCGCCAcgccgcagccgccgccgctGCACAACGGCACCGACGCACCCACCTTCCTCAAGCCCGACCCGCTGCCCAGCATGACCTGGCAGGAGTACTACGAGGCCGACGAGATACTCAAG CTGCGGCAAAGCGCGCTGAAGAAGGAGGACGCAGACCTGCAGCTGGAGATGGAGAAGCTGGAGCGCGAGCGCAACCTGCACATCCGCGAGCTCAAGCGGATACACAACGAGGACCAGAGCCGCTTCTCGCAGCACCCCGTACTCTCTGAGCG GTACCTGCTGCTAATGCTGCTGGGCAAGGGCGGGTTCAGCGAGGTGCACAAGGCGTTCGACCTGCGCGAGCAGCGCTACACCGCCTGCAAGGTGCACCAGCTCAACAAGGACTGGAAGGAGGACAAGAAGGCCAACTATATTAA ACACGCGCTGCGGGAGTACAACATCCACAAGGCGCTGGACCACCCTAGGATCGTGAAGCTGTACGACGTGTTCGAGATCGACGGCAACTCCTTCTGCACCGTGCTCGAGTACTGCAACGGCCACGATCTCGACTTCTATCTGAAACAG CACAAGACGATCCCGGAGCGAGAGGCGCGCTCGATCGTGATGCAGGTGGTCTCCGCGCTGAAGTATCTGAACGAGATCAAGCCGCCCGTGATCCACTACGACCTGAAGCCCGGCAACATCCTGCTCACCGAGGGCAACGTGTGCGGCGAGATCAAGATCACGGACTTCGGCCTCTCCAAGGTCATGGACGAGGAGAACTACAACCCTGACCACGGGATGGACCTCACCAGCCAGGGCGCGGGCACTTACTG GTATTTACCACCTGAGTGCTTCGTCGTCGGCAAAAACCCACCAAAGATCAGCAGCAAAGTGGACGTGTGGAGCGTGGGCGTGATCTTCTACCAGTGCCTGTACGGCAAGAAGCCGTTCGGGCACAACCAGAGCCAGGCCACCATCCTCGAGGAGAACACCATCCTCAAGGCCACCGAGGTGCAGTTCGCCAACAAACCCACTGTCAGCAATGAGGCTAAG AGCTTTATCCGCGCGTGCCTGGCGTACCGCAAGGAGGAGCGCATCGACGTGTTCGGGCTGGCGCGGCACGAGTACCTGCAGCCGCCGGTGCCCAAGccgcgcggcgccggcgcggcgggcggcgcggccggCGCGGGCGCCACGctggcggcggcgccggcgtccTTCAGCGCCGCCAACATGTTCGCGGCCGGCTCCTCCTCCtag
- the LOC134665257 gene encoding serine/threonine-protein kinase tousled-like 2 isoform X1, with translation MHFKEAFTMNDRPSERGRRNSRCKGVGVKMEHFQAALDPRKQELLEARFLGAKVKAGEIETQRAPDYKAMSAGAQIQMAPQTTVNTGQPLHNQDSNMSTGSSYSDKEIDALTPEKTAAMRGSTVGPGIALVPPSGATPTIAVPERKRKRKGDEGVGGGGGVGGKQRHNSSDKSIRDHLSKHPSSSPVRLTGAKSPSPQGGNYPMYPPSPSSLLPSGADFLRSTSQQRPHTSVKQVQTELTCQRIQELETQASSDLELRNNRIEELTRSNEELKHQVQAQSKVIEQHKSHINKCIDVVKKLLNEKSTIEKKEARQRCMQNRLRLGQFVTQRVGATFQENWTDGYAFQELTRRQEEITAEKEEIDRQKKLLLKKRPSNSEGGGGRGKRTASAAPATPQPPPLHNGTDAPTFLKPDPLPSMTWQEYYEADEILKLRQSALKKEDADLQLEMEKLERERNLHIRELKRIHNEDQSRFSQHPVLSERYLLLMLLGKGGFSEVHKAFDLREQRYTACKVHQLNKDWKEDKKANYIKHALREYNIHKALDHPRIVKLYDVFEIDGNSFCTVLEYCNGHDLDFYLKQHKTIPEREARSIVMQVVSALKYLNEIKPPVIHYDLKPGNILLTEGNVCGEIKITDFGLSKVMDEENYNPDHGMDLTSQGAGTYWYLPPECFVVGKNPPKISSKVDVWSVGVIFYQCLYGKKPFGHNQSQATILEENTILKATEVQFANKPTVSNEAKSFIRACLAYRKEERIDVFGLARHEYLQPPVPKPRGAGAAGGAAGAGATLAAAPASFSAANMFAAGSSS, from the exons ATGTCAGCTGGGGCACAAATTCAAATGGCACCACAAACTACTGTCAACACGGGGCAGCCACTACACAATCAGGACTCCAATATGAGCACAG GGTCATCATATAGTGATAAGGAAATTGATGCACTAACTCCTGAGAAAACGGCAGCTATGCGAGGCTCCACTGTAGGTCCAGGCATAGCGCTGGTCCCGCCAAGTGGTGCCACGCCAACAATAGCTGTACCTGAGAGGAAAAGAAAACGGAAAG GTGATGAAGGTGTTGGCGGGGGAGGAGGAGTGGGAGGCAAGCAGAGGCACAACTCCTCGGACAAGAGCATCCGGGATCACCTCTCCAAGCACCCCTCCTCCAGTCCCGTGCGGCTCACTGGCGCCAAATCCCCCTCGCCTCAGGGCGGCAACTATCCTATG TACCCACCGTCACCCTCTTCATTGCTGCCTTCGGGAGCGGACTTTTTACGTTCCACTTCTCAGCAGCGGCCTCACACATCTGTTAAACAG GTTCAAACTGAACTGACATGCCAGAGGATACAAGAGTTAGAAACTCAAGCGTCGTCTGACTTAGAGCTAAGGAATAATAGAATAGAAGAATTAACAAGGAGTAATGAAGAACTGAAGCATCAGGTTCAAGCGCAGAGCAAA GTAATAGAGCAACATAAGTCACACATTAATAAGTGTATAGATGTTGTGAAGAAACTATTAaatgagaaaagcactatagaGAAGAAGGAAGCCCGGCAGCGGTGTATGCAGAACCGGCTAAGGCTCGGCCAGTTCGTCACGCAGCGCGTCGGCGCCACGTTTCAAGAGAATTGGACTGATGGATATGCGTTCCAGGAATTAACGAG GCGGCAGGAGGAGATCACGGCGGAGAAGGAGGAGATCGACCGGCAGAAGAAGCTGCTGCTGAAGAAGCGGCCCTCCAACAGCGagggcggcggcggccgcggcaAGCGCACGGCCAGCGCGGCGCCCGCCAcgccgcagccgccgccgctGCACAACGGCACCGACGCACCCACCTTCCTCAAGCCCGACCCGCTGCCCAGCATGACCTGGCAGGAGTACTACGAGGCCGACGAGATACTCAAG CTGCGGCAAAGCGCGCTGAAGAAGGAGGACGCAGACCTGCAGCTGGAGATGGAGAAGCTGGAGCGCGAGCGCAACCTGCACATCCGCGAGCTCAAGCGGATACACAACGAGGACCAGAGCCGCTTCTCGCAGCACCCCGTACTCTCTGAGCG GTACCTGCTGCTAATGCTGCTGGGCAAGGGCGGGTTCAGCGAGGTGCACAAGGCGTTCGACCTGCGCGAGCAGCGCTACACCGCCTGCAAGGTGCACCAGCTCAACAAGGACTGGAAGGAGGACAAGAAGGCCAACTATATTAA ACACGCGCTGCGGGAGTACAACATCCACAAGGCGCTGGACCACCCTAGGATCGTGAAGCTGTACGACGTGTTCGAGATCGACGGCAACTCCTTCTGCACCGTGCTCGAGTACTGCAACGGCCACGATCTCGACTTCTATCTGAAACAG CACAAGACGATCCCGGAGCGAGAGGCGCGCTCGATCGTGATGCAGGTGGTCTCCGCGCTGAAGTATCTGAACGAGATCAAGCCGCCCGTGATCCACTACGACCTGAAGCCCGGCAACATCCTGCTCACCGAGGGCAACGTGTGCGGCGAGATCAAGATCACGGACTTCGGCCTCTCCAAGGTCATGGACGAGGAGAACTACAACCCTGACCACGGGATGGACCTCACCAGCCAGGGCGCGGGCACTTACTG GTATTTACCACCTGAGTGCTTCGTCGTCGGCAAAAACCCACCAAAGATCAGCAGCAAAGTGGACGTGTGGAGCGTGGGCGTGATCTTCTACCAGTGCCTGTACGGCAAGAAGCCGTTCGGGCACAACCAGAGCCAGGCCACCATCCTCGAGGAGAACACCATCCTCAAGGCCACCGAGGTGCAGTTCGCCAACAAACCCACTGTCAGCAATGAGGCTAAG AGCTTTATCCGCGCGTGCCTGGCGTACCGCAAGGAGGAGCGCATCGACGTGTTCGGGCTGGCGCGGCACGAGTACCTGCAGCCGCCGGTGCCCAAGccgcgcggcgccggcgcggcgggcggcgcggccggCGCGGGCGCCACGctggcggcggcgccggcgtccTTCAGCGCCGCCAACATGTTCGCGGCCGGCTCCTCCTCCtag
- the LOC134665257 gene encoding serine/threonine-protein kinase tousled-like 2 isoform X3, which yields MHFKEAFTMNDRPSERGRRNSRCKGVGVKMEHFQAALDPRKQELLEARFLGAKMSAGAQIQMAPQTTVNTGQPLHNQDSNMSTGSSYSDKEIDALTPEKTAAMRGSTVGPGIALVPPSGATPTIAVPERKRKRKGDEGVGGGGGVGGKQRHNSSDKSIRDHLSKHPSSSPVRLTGAKSPSPQGGNYPMYPPSPSSLLPSGADFLRSTSQQRPHTSVKQVQTELTCQRIQELETQASSDLELRNNRIEELTRSNEELKHQVQAQSKVIEQHKSHINKCIDVVKKLLNEKSTIEKKEARQRCMQNRLRLGQFVTQRVGATFQENWTDGYAFQELTRRQEEITAEKEEIDRQKKLLLKKRPSNSEGGGGRGKRTASAAPATPQPPPLHNGTDAPTFLKPDPLPSMTWQEYYEADEILKLRQSALKKEDADLQLEMEKLERERNLHIRELKRIHNEDQSRFSQHPVLSERYLLLMLLGKGGFSEVHKAFDLREQRYTACKVHQLNKDWKEDKKANYIKHALREYNIHKALDHPRIVKLYDVFEIDGNSFCTVLEYCNGHDLDFYLKQHKTIPEREARSIVMQVVSALKYLNEIKPPVIHYDLKPGNILLTEGNVCGEIKITDFGLSKVMDEENYNPDHGMDLTSQGAGTYWYLPPECFVVGKNPPKISSKVDVWSVGVIFYQCLYGKKPFGHNQSQATILEENTILKATEVQFANKPTVSNEAKSFIRACLAYRKEERIDVFGLARHEYLQPPVPKPRGAGAAGGAAGAGATLAAAPASFSAANMFAAGSSS from the exons ATGTCAGCTGGGGCACAAATTCAAATGGCACCACAAACTACTGTCAACACGGGGCAGCCACTACACAATCAGGACTCCAATATGAGCACAG GGTCATCATATAGTGATAAGGAAATTGATGCACTAACTCCTGAGAAAACGGCAGCTATGCGAGGCTCCACTGTAGGTCCAGGCATAGCGCTGGTCCCGCCAAGTGGTGCCACGCCAACAATAGCTGTACCTGAGAGGAAAAGAAAACGGAAAG GTGATGAAGGTGTTGGCGGGGGAGGAGGAGTGGGAGGCAAGCAGAGGCACAACTCCTCGGACAAGAGCATCCGGGATCACCTCTCCAAGCACCCCTCCTCCAGTCCCGTGCGGCTCACTGGCGCCAAATCCCCCTCGCCTCAGGGCGGCAACTATCCTATG TACCCACCGTCACCCTCTTCATTGCTGCCTTCGGGAGCGGACTTTTTACGTTCCACTTCTCAGCAGCGGCCTCACACATCTGTTAAACAG GTTCAAACTGAACTGACATGCCAGAGGATACAAGAGTTAGAAACTCAAGCGTCGTCTGACTTAGAGCTAAGGAATAATAGAATAGAAGAATTAACAAGGAGTAATGAAGAACTGAAGCATCAGGTTCAAGCGCAGAGCAAA GTAATAGAGCAACATAAGTCACACATTAATAAGTGTATAGATGTTGTGAAGAAACTATTAaatgagaaaagcactatagaGAAGAAGGAAGCCCGGCAGCGGTGTATGCAGAACCGGCTAAGGCTCGGCCAGTTCGTCACGCAGCGCGTCGGCGCCACGTTTCAAGAGAATTGGACTGATGGATATGCGTTCCAGGAATTAACGAG GCGGCAGGAGGAGATCACGGCGGAGAAGGAGGAGATCGACCGGCAGAAGAAGCTGCTGCTGAAGAAGCGGCCCTCCAACAGCGagggcggcggcggccgcggcaAGCGCACGGCCAGCGCGGCGCCCGCCAcgccgcagccgccgccgctGCACAACGGCACCGACGCACCCACCTTCCTCAAGCCCGACCCGCTGCCCAGCATGACCTGGCAGGAGTACTACGAGGCCGACGAGATACTCAAG CTGCGGCAAAGCGCGCTGAAGAAGGAGGACGCAGACCTGCAGCTGGAGATGGAGAAGCTGGAGCGCGAGCGCAACCTGCACATCCGCGAGCTCAAGCGGATACACAACGAGGACCAGAGCCGCTTCTCGCAGCACCCCGTACTCTCTGAGCG GTACCTGCTGCTAATGCTGCTGGGCAAGGGCGGGTTCAGCGAGGTGCACAAGGCGTTCGACCTGCGCGAGCAGCGCTACACCGCCTGCAAGGTGCACCAGCTCAACAAGGACTGGAAGGAGGACAAGAAGGCCAACTATATTAA ACACGCGCTGCGGGAGTACAACATCCACAAGGCGCTGGACCACCCTAGGATCGTGAAGCTGTACGACGTGTTCGAGATCGACGGCAACTCCTTCTGCACCGTGCTCGAGTACTGCAACGGCCACGATCTCGACTTCTATCTGAAACAG CACAAGACGATCCCGGAGCGAGAGGCGCGCTCGATCGTGATGCAGGTGGTCTCCGCGCTGAAGTATCTGAACGAGATCAAGCCGCCCGTGATCCACTACGACCTGAAGCCCGGCAACATCCTGCTCACCGAGGGCAACGTGTGCGGCGAGATCAAGATCACGGACTTCGGCCTCTCCAAGGTCATGGACGAGGAGAACTACAACCCTGACCACGGGATGGACCTCACCAGCCAGGGCGCGGGCACTTACTG GTATTTACCACCTGAGTGCTTCGTCGTCGGCAAAAACCCACCAAAGATCAGCAGCAAAGTGGACGTGTGGAGCGTGGGCGTGATCTTCTACCAGTGCCTGTACGGCAAGAAGCCGTTCGGGCACAACCAGAGCCAGGCCACCATCCTCGAGGAGAACACCATCCTCAAGGCCACCGAGGTGCAGTTCGCCAACAAACCCACTGTCAGCAATGAGGCTAAG AGCTTTATCCGCGCGTGCCTGGCGTACCGCAAGGAGGAGCGCATCGACGTGTTCGGGCTGGCGCGGCACGAGTACCTGCAGCCGCCGGTGCCCAAGccgcgcggcgccggcgcggcgggcggcgcggccggCGCGGGCGCCACGctggcggcggcgccggcgtccTTCAGCGCCGCCAACATGTTCGCGGCCGGCTCCTCCTCCtag
- the LOC134665257 gene encoding serine/threonine-protein kinase tousled-like 2 isoform X8 — translation MHDYKSGAIINHVGLLSSLSKRSSYSDKEIDALTPEKTAAMRGSTVGPGIALVPPSGATPTIAVPERKRKRKGDEGVGGGGGVGGKQRHNSSDKSIRDHLSKHPSSSPVRLTGAKSPSPQGGNYPMYPPSPSSLLPSGADFLRSTSQQRPHTSVKQVQTELTCQRIQELETQASSDLELRNNRIEELTRSNEELKHQVQAQSKVIEQHKSHINKCIDVVKKLLNEKSTIEKKEARQRCMQNRLRLGQFVTQRVGATFQENWTDGYAFQELTRRQEEITAEKEEIDRQKKLLLKKRPSNSEGGGGRGKRTASAAPATPQPPPLHNGTDAPTFLKPDPLPSMTWQEYYEADEILKLRQSALKKEDADLQLEMEKLERERNLHIRELKRIHNEDQSRFSQHPVLSERYLLLMLLGKGGFSEVHKAFDLREQRYTACKVHQLNKDWKEDKKANYIKHALREYNIHKALDHPRIVKLYDVFEIDGNSFCTVLEYCNGHDLDFYLKQHKTIPEREARSIVMQVVSALKYLNEIKPPVIHYDLKPGNILLTEGNVCGEIKITDFGLSKVMDEENYNPDHGMDLTSQGAGTYWYLPPECFVVGKNPPKISSKVDVWSVGVIFYQCLYGKKPFGHNQSQATILEENTILKATEVQFANKPTVSNEAKSFIRACLAYRKEERIDVFGLARHEYLQPPVPKPRGAGAAGGAAGAGATLAAAPASFSAANMFAAGSSS, via the exons ATGCATGACTATAAAAGTGGAGCTATCATTAACCACGTCGGCCTACTGAGCTCCTTGTCAAAAA GGTCATCATATAGTGATAAGGAAATTGATGCACTAACTCCTGAGAAAACGGCAGCTATGCGAGGCTCCACTGTAGGTCCAGGCATAGCGCTGGTCCCGCCAAGTGGTGCCACGCCAACAATAGCTGTACCTGAGAGGAAAAGAAAACGGAAAG GTGATGAAGGTGTTGGCGGGGGAGGAGGAGTGGGAGGCAAGCAGAGGCACAACTCCTCGGACAAGAGCATCCGGGATCACCTCTCCAAGCACCCCTCCTCCAGTCCCGTGCGGCTCACTGGCGCCAAATCCCCCTCGCCTCAGGGCGGCAACTATCCTATG TACCCACCGTCACCCTCTTCATTGCTGCCTTCGGGAGCGGACTTTTTACGTTCCACTTCTCAGCAGCGGCCTCACACATCTGTTAAACAG GTTCAAACTGAACTGACATGCCAGAGGATACAAGAGTTAGAAACTCAAGCGTCGTCTGACTTAGAGCTAAGGAATAATAGAATAGAAGAATTAACAAGGAGTAATGAAGAACTGAAGCATCAGGTTCAAGCGCAGAGCAAA GTAATAGAGCAACATAAGTCACACATTAATAAGTGTATAGATGTTGTGAAGAAACTATTAaatgagaaaagcactatagaGAAGAAGGAAGCCCGGCAGCGGTGTATGCAGAACCGGCTAAGGCTCGGCCAGTTCGTCACGCAGCGCGTCGGCGCCACGTTTCAAGAGAATTGGACTGATGGATATGCGTTCCAGGAATTAACGAG GCGGCAGGAGGAGATCACGGCGGAGAAGGAGGAGATCGACCGGCAGAAGAAGCTGCTGCTGAAGAAGCGGCCCTCCAACAGCGagggcggcggcggccgcggcaAGCGCACGGCCAGCGCGGCGCCCGCCAcgccgcagccgccgccgctGCACAACGGCACCGACGCACCCACCTTCCTCAAGCCCGACCCGCTGCCCAGCATGACCTGGCAGGAGTACTACGAGGCCGACGAGATACTCAAG CTGCGGCAAAGCGCGCTGAAGAAGGAGGACGCAGACCTGCAGCTGGAGATGGAGAAGCTGGAGCGCGAGCGCAACCTGCACATCCGCGAGCTCAAGCGGATACACAACGAGGACCAGAGCCGCTTCTCGCAGCACCCCGTACTCTCTGAGCG GTACCTGCTGCTAATGCTGCTGGGCAAGGGCGGGTTCAGCGAGGTGCACAAGGCGTTCGACCTGCGCGAGCAGCGCTACACCGCCTGCAAGGTGCACCAGCTCAACAAGGACTGGAAGGAGGACAAGAAGGCCAACTATATTAA ACACGCGCTGCGGGAGTACAACATCCACAAGGCGCTGGACCACCCTAGGATCGTGAAGCTGTACGACGTGTTCGAGATCGACGGCAACTCCTTCTGCACCGTGCTCGAGTACTGCAACGGCCACGATCTCGACTTCTATCTGAAACAG CACAAGACGATCCCGGAGCGAGAGGCGCGCTCGATCGTGATGCAGGTGGTCTCCGCGCTGAAGTATCTGAACGAGATCAAGCCGCCCGTGATCCACTACGACCTGAAGCCCGGCAACATCCTGCTCACCGAGGGCAACGTGTGCGGCGAGATCAAGATCACGGACTTCGGCCTCTCCAAGGTCATGGACGAGGAGAACTACAACCCTGACCACGGGATGGACCTCACCAGCCAGGGCGCGGGCACTTACTG GTATTTACCACCTGAGTGCTTCGTCGTCGGCAAAAACCCACCAAAGATCAGCAGCAAAGTGGACGTGTGGAGCGTGGGCGTGATCTTCTACCAGTGCCTGTACGGCAAGAAGCCGTTCGGGCACAACCAGAGCCAGGCCACCATCCTCGAGGAGAACACCATCCTCAAGGCCACCGAGGTGCAGTTCGCCAACAAACCCACTGTCAGCAATGAGGCTAAG AGCTTTATCCGCGCGTGCCTGGCGTACCGCAAGGAGGAGCGCATCGACGTGTTCGGGCTGGCGCGGCACGAGTACCTGCAGCCGCCGGTGCCCAAGccgcgcggcgccggcgcggcgggcggcgcggccggCGCGGGCGCCACGctggcggcggcgccggcgtccTTCAGCGCCGCCAACATGTTCGCGGCCGGCTCCTCCTCCtag